A stretch of Coccidioides posadasii str. Silveira chromosome 2, complete sequence DNA encodes these proteins:
- the GWT1 gene encoding Glucosaminyl phosphatidylinositol (GlcN-PI) nositol acylation protein (BUSCO:274828at4751~EggNog:ENOG410PH5V~COG:G~TransMembrane:12 (i21-41o61-94i133-152o172-190i211-228o240-260i272-290o310-327i348-368o388-405i443-463o469-488i)~BUSCO:7347at33183) — protein MAKSYKARKEEFVSNLTGGDIWEINAVILVAQSAVLLWSALQAQRSFFSPYSIPALVTDFLLNVLAILFAITLYSSAPVLLNILLVTPTIFILLGRKRKQPTQKAKPPRAAAHPSHGASTNNLDPFPVRPFLTLYRGGMMVTTCLAILAVDFRVFPRRFAKVENWGTSLMDLGVGSFVFSGGVVSARSILVSRGPSKRSGESLPRRLLASIRHSIPLLALGLIRLYSVKGLDYAEHVSEYGVHWNFFFTLAFLPPFVEVFHALTTIVPSYEVLSLFISIIYQVLLESTMLKEYILVSPRGLSLLSKNREGVFSFLGYLAIFLSGRATGLRIIPRETGQSGSPSSRKKLLIRMAIWTSIWTILFTFNSFQVFGFGAAIPVSRRLANMPYVLWVIAFNNFQLLLFYLSESVFFPSVYSATDRETETERSEFATSKILGAFNKNGLAIFLIANLLTGAVNLKLNTLDASREVAMGVLIGYATTLTAVALTLDRWNVKLKI, from the exons ATGGCCAAGAGCTACAAGGCTCGCAAGGAGGAGTTCGTCTCCAACCTTACAGGAGGAGATATCTGGGAAATCAATGCAGTAATACTTGTAGCACAG TCCGCTGTGCTTCTCTGGTCCGCCCTTCAGGCCCAGCGGTCCTTCTTCTCCCCATACAGCATACCAGCTCTGGTCACGGATTTTCTGCTTAATGTCCTGGCTATCTTGTTTGCCATTACTCTTTACTCCAGCGCTCCTGTTCTCCTAAATATCCTCCTAGTCACTCCCACCATTTTCATACTCTTGGGACGAAAGCGAAAGCAACCAACCCAAAAAGCAAAGCCACCGCGTGCAGCTGCTCACCCTTCACATGGCGCATCTACGAATAACCTTGACCCGTTCCCCGTACGGCCGTTCCTCACGTTATACCGAGGTGGGATGATGGTGACGACGTGCTTGGCTATTCTAGCGGTTGATTTTCGTGTTTTTCCACGGAGATTCGCGAAAGTCGAGAATTGGGGGACATCGCTGATGGATTTGGGTGTCGGGTCGTTCGTCTTTTCCGGAGGAGTAGTCTCTGCCCGCTCGATCCTCGTATCTCGGGGCCCATCTAAGCGTTCAGGAGAATCACTGCCGCGACGCTTGCTCGCCTCAATCCGTCATTCAATACCTTTATTGGCACTAGGTCTTATTCGACTGTATAGTGTGAAAGGATTAGACTATGCGGAGCATGTTTCGGAGTACGGTGTACACTGGAACTTTTTCTTTACGTTGGCCTTCTTACCGCCATTTGTGGAGGTTTTCCATGCTTTGACCACGATAGTCCCATCATACGAGGTTCTATCTCTCTTTATCAGCATCATATACCAGGTTTTACTGGAATCGACAATGCTGAAAGAATATATCTTAGTGTCCCCCAGAGGCCTGTCTCTCCTCTCGAAGAACCGCGAAGgagtattttcttttttggggtACCTGGCTATTTTCCTCTCTGGTAGAGCCACGGGTTTACGGATAATACCCCGTGAAACTGGGCAATCCGGAAGTCCTAGTTCTCGGAAAAAGTTGCTCATTCGTATGGCAATCTGGACGTCTATCTGGACAATCTTATTCACGTTTAACTCCTTTCAAGTCTTTGGCTTTGGAGCAGCAATCCCGGTTTCTCGCCGACTTGCCAACATGCCATACGTCCTCTGGGTAATCGCCTTCAACAACTTCCAGCTGCTACTTTTCTATCTATCAGAATCCGTATTCTTTCCTTCGGTTTACAGTGCTACCGATCGGGAGACTGAGACTGAACGCAGCGAGTTCGCTACGAGCAAAATCCTGGGGGCCTTCAATAAGAATGGTCTGGCAATATTCCTGATTGCGAATCTCCTGACGGGAGCGGTAAATCTGAAATTGAATACCCTGGATGCGAGCAGAGAAGTGGCCATGGGGGTTTTGATTGGATATGCAACTACATTGACTGCTGTTGCATTGACGTTAGATCGGTGGAATGTGAAACTGAAGATTTGA
- a CDS encoding uncharacterized protein (EggNog:ENOG410PGAK~COG:S~BUSCO:6280at33183): MARPVNDPRLCFSIDNIRAFHLQNGEQSELTPSGPQTLSLLMVPTSAPCPDPTNAQSTVEDFYLHLHLPPELELPLPATTQIYHQPPDSYLIPRWDLGPEAGAFTRIQFPPVGTGPGKVSQEDIDTFETILAQCTAFLERSPPPNYHTPYNPASYGPGEGYVNSGKEKQKPSHGQIVLVDEENGSVVGELSQGFDLAESADVKPGSKDPVQIQLPTQGEGNQISVSNAPPEYLRLASHPAYAKSSLVQNAAAASRLLVTTSMHISNAFQSGAESFTKKTKPNAKPMTFTPTTHAHIRRINTISSSAAALSAKTVGQIGKYAQNFGASLAKKGERDSGTRGFDKDGRPIPSYKPGILNRSLIAFSTIGDGIEQSARNLLESGSLAATTVVGHRYGSEAGAATSHLTGGVKNVGLVYIDAAGVSRRAILKSVAKGMVVGRMRDGQQVVVGGGDGGQLPNGFDKPGQTPGGPPMSTGFPGYPRVPSPSPTPPPAYGARSGVSLGGTTMQGSKR; this comes from the exons ATGGCTAGGCCAGTCAACGATCCTCGTCTTTGCTTCAGTATCGACAATATCCGTGCTTTCCACCTCCAGAATGGAGAACAGTCTGAGCTTACGCCATCTGGGCCACAGACCCTCTCTCTCCTAATGGTGCCCACAAGCGCTCCCTGTCCAGATCCCACGAACGCCCAGTCGACTGTGGAAGACTTCTATCTTCATTTACATCTTCCTCCAGAGCTAGAACTTCCTCTTCCTGCCACTACCCAAATATACCACCAGCCGCCGGATAGCTATCTCATTCCACGTTGGGATTTGGGTCCAGAGGCCGGCGCTTTTACACGGATTCAGTTTCCCCCAGTTGGTACTGGGCCTGGCAAGGTCAGCCAAGAGGACATCGACACATTCGAAACCATTTTAGCGCAGTGCACTGCATTCCTCGAGCGGTCGCCTCCCCCAAATTACCATACACCTTACAACCCCGCTAGCTACGGCCCAGGCGAAGGTTATGTTAACAGTGGGAAGGAGAAGCAGAAGCCAAGCCATGGGCAAATTGTTCTCGTTGACGAGGAAAACGGGAGTGTCGTTGGGGAGCTCTCCCAAGGATTTGATCTGGCGGAATCGGCCGACGTCAAGCCCGGTTCCAAAG ATCCCGTCCAGATACAGTTGCCGACGCAAGGCGAAGGCAACCAAATTAGCGTTAGCAATGCGCCCCCCGAATACCTTCGACTTGCAAGCCACCCAGCCTACGCAAAGTCGTCCTTGGTCCAGAACGCGGCGGCCGCTTCCAGGTTACTAGTGACAACGTCGATGCATATTTCAAATGCTTTCCAGTCCGGCGCTGAGTCGTTTACGAAGAAAACCAAGCCGAACGCCAAGCCTATGACCTTTACACCGACAACGCATGCACATATTCGAAGAATCAACACCATATCCAGTTCTGCAGCTGCCTTATCCGCCAAGACCGTGGGACAGATTGGCAAGTATGCACAGAATTTTGGCGCGTCTCTCGCGAAGAAGGGAGAAAGGGACTCCGGGACCAGAGGATTTGACAAGGACGGAAGGCCCATTCCCAGCTATAAGCCTGGCATTTTGAACAGGTCGCTTATCGCCTTCAGTACCATTGGAGACGGAATTGAACAGAGCGCTCGCAACCTTCTCGAGTCCGGATCACTCGCGGCTACCACCGTAGTCGGCCACAGGTATGGCTCCGAAGCGGGAGCCGCGACGTCACATCTAACTGGAGGTGTTAAGAACGTCGGGTTGGTGTATATCGATGCTGCCGGGGTATCGCGCCGGGCGATCCTCAAGTCCGTGGCAAAGGGGATGGTTGTCGGTCGCATGCGTGACGGTCAGCAGGTTGTCGTGGGTGGAGGCGACGGCGGCCAGCTTCCCAACGGCTTTGACAAACCGGGACAGACGCCAGGTGGGCCGCCTATGTCTACTGGCTTTCCTGGGTATCCACGGGTACCGTCACCCTCTCCTACACCTCCGCCGGCATATGGAGCTAGGAGCGGAGTATCTCTGGGTGGCACAACCATGCAAGGATCTAAGAGATGA
- a CDS encoding uncharacterized protein (EggNog:ENOG410PGSK~COG:I~BUSCO:7222at33183) produces MASVARALRPLSAKASSSFVSISRRAVASRAFQCSRAFSSTPQRRDVDLTSLTPTPITLLSETEAMMAESVSKFAQEQIGPKVRDMDEAETMDPAVVEQLFEQGLMGIEIPEEYGGAGMNFTSAIVGIEELARVDPSVSVMVDVHNTLVNTAILKYASAEIKKKWLPRLATNTVGSFCLSEPVSGSDAFALQTKAVKTESGYKINGSKMWITNSMEAGCFIVFANLDPSKGYKGITAFLVEKDTKGFSIAKKEKKLGIRASSTCVLNFDDVEIPKENLLGEEGQGYKYAISLLNEGRIGIAAQMTGLALGAWENAAGYIWNDRKQFGQLIGTFQGMQHQVAQAYTDIAAARALVYNAARKKEAGQDFVMDAAMAKLYASQVAGRVSSSAVEWMGGMGFVREGIAEKMFRDSKIGAIYEGTSNIQLQTIAKTLQKQYTK; encoded by the exons ATGGCGTCTGTTGCCAGAGCATTGCGGCCTCTGTCCGCTAAGGCCTCTTCGTCCTTTGTCTCCATCAGCCGCAGAGCGGTGGCATCCAGGGCATTCCAATG CTCACGCGCTTTTTCATCTACTCCTCAACGCCGCGATGTCGATCTTACAAGCTTGACGCCTACGCCAATTACCCTCCTTTCAGAGACGGAGGCCATGATGGCCGAGTCGGTTTCCAAATTTGCCCAGGAGCAAATTGGTCCCAAAGTGAGAGATATGGACGAGGCAGAGACTATGGATCCAGCAGTTGTCGAACAGCTTTTTGAACAAGGTTTGATGGGTATCGAGATCCCCGAGGAGTATGGAGGTGCTGGAATGAATTTCACATCTGCCATCGTGGGAATCGAGGAGCTCGCCCGGGTTGATCCGAGTGTCTCCGTCATGGTTGACGTGCACAACACCCTCGTTAATACCGCCATCTTGAAGTATGCGAGCGcagaaatcaagaagaagTGGCTGCCGCGCCTTGCGACGAACACGGTCGGTTCGTTCTGTTTGTCTGAACCTGTGTCGGGATCCGATGCTTTTGCCCTCCAGACCAAAGCAGTCAAGACCGAGTCTGGGTACAAGATCAACGGCTCTAAGATGTGGATTACCAATTCCATGGAAGCTGGATGCTTTATCGTCTTCGCCAACCTTGACCCTAGCAAGGGCTACAAGGGAATTACTGCTTTCCTTGTGGAGAAGGACACTAAGGGCTTTAGCATcgcaaagaaagaaaagaagcttGGTATTCGTGCCAGCAGCACTTGCGTCCTTAATTTTGATGATGTCGAGATTCCAAAGGAAAACCTCCTTGGAGAGGAAGGCCAGGGCTATAAATATGCCATCAGCCTTCTAAATGAAGGTCGTATTGGTATCGCTGCTCAAATGACGGGCTTGGCTCTTGGTGCCTGGGAAAATGCTGCCGG ATATATCTGGAATGACCGCAAGCAGTTTGGCCAACTCATCGGTACATTCCAGGGCATGCAACATCAGGTCGCACAGGCATATACCGATATTGCTGCCGCTCGCGCTTTAGTCTACAATGCTGCCCGCAAGAAGGAAGCCGGTCAAGACTTCGTCATGGATGCTGCCATGGCCAAGCTCTACGCTTCCCAAGTTGCTGGTCGTGTTTCTAGTTCCGCAGTCGAGTGGATGGGCGGCATGGGCTTCGTCAGAGAAGGTATCGCGGAGAAAATGTTCAGAGACAGCAAAATCGGTGCCATCTACGAGGGTACCAGCAACATCCAGCTACAGACCATTGCAAAGACCTTGCAGAAGCAATATACCAAATAA